In a genomic window of Bombina bombina isolate aBomBom1 chromosome 8, aBomBom1.pri, whole genome shotgun sequence:
- the LOC128638991 gene encoding serine protease inhibitor swm-1-like has product MDCGENEEYNKCGNNCLGNCSNLNPPPDCSDTCIKGCFCKEGYFRDESSYCVPKVICESCKGNTTFTNCGTLCPASCSGQDFSDKCELKCYTGCVCKKNYVRLYGRNKNEGPCVLTADCPKNK; this is encoded by the coding sequence ATGGATTGTGGTGAAAATGAAGAATACAACAAATGCGGCAACAACTGTCTTGGCAATTGCAGTAATTTAAACCCACCTCCGGACTGTAGTGACACTTGCATTAAGGGTTGCTTCTGTAAGGAGGGTTATTTCAGAGATGAGTCCAGCTACTGTGTCCCAAAGGTCATATGTGAGTCATGCAAAGGGAATACCACCTTTACCAACTGTGGAACTTTGTGTCCTGCAAGCTGCAGTGGTCAGGACTTTAGTGACAAATGTGAATTGAAATGCTACACTGGCTGTGTCTGTAAGAAAAACTATGTGCGCCTGTATGGGCGTAATAAGAATGAAGGACCATGTGTGCTCACAGCTGACtgccctaaaaataaataa